From the genome of Candidatus Defluviilinea proxima:
TTCCCATCAGGGAGGCACGCCATGAGCGGCCGTCTTCCGGGGCGGGCGGCGCATCGATCTGAATTAACCCACGAGATTGGACGATCACGCCCAACGTCACGCCGGGGAAGCGTTCTTCGATATACACATTCTTTGCAATTGCATCCATTTACTGAAGTCTCCTTAAGATGACAGGCTTTTTCAACCTGTTCGCGCATTGTTTATAGTCACCCATCCGGGCCGGGGAAATCTTTATGACGAAAGATGACGATCTTTTTTCAAAGATGCACCACCGTAATATTTAACCTTCTTCTTTGCCAGTTGCCAGTTGCTCTTTCGTTGCGATTGGGAAAGTGAAATGGAACGTGGAACCCTTCCCCATTTCGCTTTCGACCCAGATCTTGCCTCCGTGTCCTTGCACGGCGAGGCGGCAAAACGCAAGACCAATTCCCAAACCACCGGCTTTACCTTTTCCACGCAGGCGTGTGAACTTATCGAAGATATGTTCCTGTTCAGAGGCTGGAATACCGGAGCCATGATCTCTGATCCAGAAATGCACCCAGCCATCTTCAGCCTGTGCACCAAGTGCGATCGTCCCATCGTTCGGTGAGAACTTGATCGAGTTTTCCACGAGGTTGATCAACACACGTCGCGCCATATCTTCATCCACCCAGATCAGGGGCAATTCATTTGGCAGTTCATCTGCGAGGGTTTGCCTGCGTCCACGTGCGGCGGGGGCAACATCTTCAAGAGCATGGCGGGCAAGCGGAAGGGCATCCACTGCCGATTGATCGGCAACAGGCTGACCCGATTCGAGTCGGCTTACATCAAGCAGAGAACTGACAAGGCGTTGGATACGGTCGGTTGAGTTCTCAGCAATCTTGAGGATGGAAAGAACCGTCGAGCGTTCTTCTTCAGGGACCATATCTGCGATCACATCCAGACTGGAAACAATGTTCGCGAGCGGTGAGCGCAAGTCATGATAGATCATTGAGGTCAGGTCTTCGCGCAGACTATCAAGTTCCTTGCGTTCAGTAATATCGCGAAGTATCCATTGGATCGAATCAGTAGAGTCAAACTCCACACGATGTGCATGTACATCCACCGGGATATGCGCTTCATCCTTTTTATGCAGTGACGATTCATACGAACACATCTGGTCGCCCTGCAAAAACTCAAACTCCATGCCGGTCTTACTCCAATTCACCTCATGCAGTTGGTCAATGCCTAGTTCCTGAATTTCATCATGGGAATAGCCGCTCAACACACATGCCTGATTATTGGCCTCGATAATGTGCCCTTCCCAATCCGTGATCACAATCGGATCAATACTTTCCTCGAACAGATCGCGATAACGTTTATGTGCGGCCTGCAAGCGTTCAAACAATTGTGCATTTTGGATGGTCGTCCCAGCCAAACCACCAATACCGGTCATCACCAGCAAGGCATCTGGGTCAAACGAGCGTGCTACGGGGTTAATCGCTTCGAGCAAGCCCATGACTCGTCCCTGCGATTGGATCGGAGCCACCAACAAGCCTCGCATCTCGACGCCCCCGGGCCTGTCTGCCATACTAAAATTCTTTTCTTTGTGGACATCGGGTATCACAATCCCGCGCCCCTCACGCGTGACCGTACCCGTAATCCCTTTGCCCAACTCAAGTTTGGCGTTGACAATGTTCCCGGCGTTGTGCCCGGCTGCCGCACGGAAGACGATATGATCGCCCTCGATCATGCCCAGTGCAACTGTCTCCACTTGCAAGGCCTGCATGGTTTGAATGAGCACACGTTGATACACATCATCCATGCGGAGGGATGCGTTCATGGCGGCCGCCCCTTCGGCCAGTGCCGTCATCACACGCGCCTGACGTTGACTCTCGGTATATAACCGTGCATTCAACACGGCAATACCTGCCTGATCGGCGATAGCCTGCATCAAGTCAAGTTGTTCGGTTGAAAAAGCGTTGACCTTTGTATGTACAAGCGTCAGAACGCCCACCAATTTTTCACGCGCTAGCAACGGAACACAGATCGCGGACTTCGCACCGGAACGATCTGTATCATCCGGGCGGACCAACCAGCGTTCATCCTTGGTCGTATCTGGGACATAAGCGCCTTTATGATTCTGTATTACCCACCCTGCAAGGCCACGTTCCATGGTCTCGCGCATTTGCTGAGTAGTATGCTCATGAAGTTGCGAGCCGTATACAATTGTTGCATCAATGGCTTTACCTGCATCGTCCAACACCACAATACTGCATCGTTCACCGCCCACATTCTGAAGCGCTCCATATAATACGCGTTGAAGCACCGTCCGCAGGTCAAGCGCGGTAGCCAGCTCCCGGCTGACATCATAAAGGAGTTCAAGTACTGCTCTGGTTCGGTCGGAATCTTGAGGAAGTGTCATAATTTCATTACAATATTCAAAGTATAGCACAACCCTCCCCCATCATAGTCAGGG
Proteins encoded in this window:
- a CDS encoding GAF domain-containing protein codes for the protein MTLPQDSDRTRAVLELLYDVSRELATALDLRTVLQRVLYGALQNVGGERCSIVVLDDAGKAIDATIVYGSQLHEHTTQQMRETMERGLAGWVIQNHKGAYVPDTTKDERWLVRPDDTDRSGAKSAICVPLLAREKLVGVLTLVHTKVNAFSTEQLDLMQAIADQAGIAVLNARLYTESQRQARVMTALAEGAAAMNASLRMDDVYQRVLIQTMQALQVETVALGMIEGDHIVFRAAAGHNAGNIVNAKLELGKGITGTVTREGRGIVIPDVHKEKNFSMADRPGGVEMRGLLVAPIQSQGRVMGLLEAINPVARSFDPDALLVMTGIGGLAGTTIQNAQLFERLQAAHKRYRDLFEESIDPIVITDWEGHIIEANNQACVLSGYSHDEIQELGIDQLHEVNWSKTGMEFEFLQGDQMCSYESSLHKKDEAHIPVDVHAHRVEFDSTDSIQWILRDITERKELDSLREDLTSMIYHDLRSPLANIVSSLDVIADMVPEEERSTVLSILKIAENSTDRIQRLVSSLLDVSRLESGQPVADQSAVDALPLARHALEDVAPAARGRRQTLADELPNELPLIWVDEDMARRVLINLVENSIKFSPNDGTIALGAQAEDGWVHFWIRDHGSGIPASEQEHIFDKFTRLRGKGKAGGLGIGLAFCRLAVQGHGGKIWVESEMGKGSTFHFTFPIATKEQLATGKEEG